CAACTTCGGCTCCGGGGCCACCTTCGGCACCACCACCCTAACCTACACTACCGGCGACATTTTCGTGGCGAAGCTGACGCCGGCCGGCCAGTGGCAGTGGGCCATGAAAGCGGGCAGCAACAAGGCAAATTACGTCACCGGCCTCAAGGTCGACGCCAGCGGCAACACCTACGTGACCGGAACTTTTTACGGGGACGAGGCCGTCTTCGGCGCGTTGTCCCTGCCGAACACCAGCACCGTTGGGGGCAGCGGCTTGTCCGACCTGTTTGTGGCCAAGCTGGACCCGGCAGGCCAATGGCTCTGGGCGGTGAAAGCCGGCGGCCGAGACAACGAGCAGGCCAGCGGCCTAGCCCTCGACGCGGCGGGCAACCCCTACGTGGCGGGGCAGACGCAACGGGGCCCGGTCACGTTTGGCAGCCTTGCCCTGAACAGTCCCGACACCAACGAAGCCTTCGTCGCCAAGCTGAACAGCGCCGGCCAATGGCAGTGGGTTGCGCGGGCCGGCGGCAGCGACGTCGAAACCGCCAGCGACCTGACAACGGATGCCAGCGGCAATGCCTACCTGACTGGTACCAGCAACAGCCGCCGCCTCACGCTGGGTAGCGTCACCCTGGATAAGACCGGCCCGCAGTGGGCCACGTACGTCGCTAAAATCAATGCGGCCGGCCAGTGGCAGTGGGCCACCGAAAACACGGGCGTGGGCGACGCCAGCAGCAGCAGCATTGCCGTGGATGCCGGCAACAACGTATTTCTGACCGGGACTTTCTACGAAGGCACCATCTCCTTCGGCTCCAGCGCGCTCAACAGCAACGGCGTGGCCGACCTTTTCGTGGCCAAGCTCAATAGCGCCGGGCAGTGGCAGTGGGCCGGGCAGGGCAACGGTGGTGGCGACGCCGCGGTGCACGCCACGGCTACCGACGCGGCCGGCAACGTGTACCTGGCCGGCTCGTTTACCGGCACGCTGGCTTTTGGCTCCACCGTGCTGAGCAGCCACAACATCAACGAACTGTTTGTGGCTAAGCGCAACGCGGCTGGCCAGTGGCTCTGGATAACGCAGGCCGGCGGCATGGCCAGCTACGGCACCGCCTATTTCGACGACAAGCACGGGCTGGCCCTGGATGCCGATGGCAACGTGTACGTCACGGGCAGCTTCAAGGGGGACGCCACCTTTGGCCCTTCCGCTCTAAGCAGCATTGTGGGCGGCTATAAGGGTTTCGATGTATTCGTGGCCAAGCTGAATGGCAGCGGGCAATGGCAGTGGGGCCGGCAGGCCGGGGGCAACAACGACGACCGAGGCAACGGAGTGGCAGTAGACGCCACCGGCCGGGTGTACGTTACCGGCTCGTTTGAGAGTGCGACGGCCGGATTCGGCACTAGTACTCTGACCAACCAGAACAGCTTTGGTGGCGCAACCTTCGTGGCCCAGCTGACCAGCGCCGGGCAGTGGCTCTGGGCCACTACGGGCGGCGGCAACGGAGCCGGCCTGGCCCTCGATGCGGCCGGCGGGGCTTACGTAACGGGCCCTTATGCAACCCCAACGGCTACGTTTGGCACCACCACGCTCACCAATCCCGGCTCCCCATCCTCGTACGTGGCCAAGATCAGCACGGCGGGGCAGTGGCAGTGGGCCACGCCAGCCACCGGCGGCAGCGTCTACGCGAGGGGTATTGCCGCCGATGCCAGCGGCAATGCCTACGTCACGGGCTCCTTCCGCACGTCGGCTACCTTCGGCCCCACCACCTTCACCAGCTCCGACTCCTCCGACATATTCGTAGCCAAAATCAGTAGGGCCGGCCAGTGGCAGTGGGCCGCGCAGGGCGGCATGCGGGGCTCAAATGAGGGCCGGGCCATAGCCGTCGGGACGGACGGCAGTGCGTACGTAACCGGCAACTTCCGGAGCGCGGGAGCTATTTTCGGCTCTGCCACGCTGCCGTACAGCCGCAGCAGCCTCTACGACTCCTTCGTCGCCAAGCTGACCCCGGCCGGGCAGTGGCAGTGGGCCAAAAGCTCGGGCGGCACCAACTTCGCCCACAGCCTGGCCCTCGACAATGCCGGCACTATCTACCTGGGTGGCGAGTTTGCGGGGCGTTACGGCGGCATCCGCGCCACCTTCGGCACTTTGGCCCTGACCAGCCCGGCCGCAGAGCATTCGGTGGGTTTCCTGGCCCGCCTGAACGGTACCGTTACGGGGAATACCCAGCGGGCCAAAACAATGACGCTGGCCGAGGCTTTTCCCAACCCTTTTGCCCATCAGCTAACGGTGCAACTATTAGCTCCCGTGGCTGGGGTGGTGGATATCACGGCGCACGATGTGACGGGCCGCCAGTGGCTGCACCAACAGCTCACGCTTAGGGCCCGCCAGACGGCCCTGATGCTGCCCGAGGCGGCCCGGTGGCCGGCGGGTGTGTATACGCTTACCGTGCGCCAGGGCCAGCAGCAGCAGGTGTTGAAAGTCATCAGACAGGACTAGCTTCTGCCCGAGTTGCCCGGGCCGGCTGCTGTCTAAGCGGCCGGCCCGTTTTGTTTGCCCGCTTCTTCCGACCTTTGCCCCATGCAACTTCACTTTCGCGAACTGGGCGCCGGCAATCCGCTCGTTATCCTGCACGGCCTCTTCGGCACTTCCGACAACTGGCAGACCCTGGCCAAGCGCTGGGCCGAAACCCACCGCGTCATCGTGGTGGACCTGCGCAACCACGGCCGCTCGCCCCAGACGGCCGAGCACAGCTACGAGCTGATGAGCCAGGACGTGCTGGAGCTCTTCGACCAGCTGCAGTTGCAGCACGTGACGCTGATGGGCCACAGCATGGGCGGCAAAGTGGCCATGCGCTTCGCCCTCGACCACCCCACCCGCCTCGACAAGCTCATCGTGCTCGACATTGCCCCCCGCCTGTCGGATATGCGCCACCAGGACGATATTCTGGCCGGCCTGCACGCCGTGAACCTGGCCACGATTGAATCGAGGCAGCAGGCCGACGACGCGCTGGCCCAGCACATTCCGCAGCTCGGCGTGCGGCAGTTCCTGCTCAAGAACCTGTACCGCCGCGACGACAACTCCTTTGCCTGGCGCCCCAACCTGGCGGCCCTCACGGAGCACATGCCCGCCATCGGCGCCGAAATCACCGGCCCCACGCCCTTCCTGAAGCCCGCTCTATTTGTGCGCGGTGGCAAGTCGGACTACGTGAGCACCGAAGACAAGCTCTACGCCATTCCGGCCCTGTTTCCCAACAGCCAGGTCGAAACCGTGGTGGACGTCGGCCACTGGCTGCACGCCGAGAAGCCCGACGAAGTCTACGCCCTGGTCGAGGCCTTTGCCAAGAGTTGAATGGCTGAATGGGAGAATGGTTAATTGCCCCGCTCTCTCGTTACATCATTCACCCATTCACTCTTCCATTATTCTCCCATTGCAATGAAGGGTACCCTCTACCTTATTCCCACCGTGCTAGCCGACGATACGGCGGCCCAGGTGCTGCCGGCGCAGGTGGCTACGCA
This window of the Hymenobacter aquaticus genome carries:
- a CDS encoding SBBP repeat-containing protein is translated as MLQPLRFAPRLLGLWLLFALLLTGGSGAAQTWEAATAVGTSELNGQSTGARTIADGSGGLYVTGTFQGVISLGGRTLRSEGYTSFIARLDAANTSQWILTLPKVGPGNLAVDAAGDLYVAGNFYGPSITLGSTTLTSTSTSLYGSDLFVAKLSRAGQWLWAYQASGPGSKQASNLALDASGNVYVTGNFGSGATFGTTTLTYTTGDIFVAKLTPAGQWQWAMKAGSNKANYVTGLKVDASGNTYVTGTFYGDEAVFGALSLPNTSTVGGSGLSDLFVAKLDPAGQWLWAVKAGGRDNEQASGLALDAAGNPYVAGQTQRGPVTFGSLALNSPDTNEAFVAKLNSAGQWQWVARAGGSDVETASDLTTDASGNAYLTGTSNSRRLTLGSVTLDKTGPQWATYVAKINAAGQWQWATENTGVGDASSSSIAVDAGNNVFLTGTFYEGTISFGSSALNSNGVADLFVAKLNSAGQWQWAGQGNGGGDAAVHATATDAAGNVYLAGSFTGTLAFGSTVLSSHNINELFVAKRNAAGQWLWITQAGGMASYGTAYFDDKHGLALDADGNVYVTGSFKGDATFGPSALSSIVGGYKGFDVFVAKLNGSGQWQWGRQAGGNNDDRGNGVAVDATGRVYVTGSFESATAGFGTSTLTNQNSFGGATFVAQLTSAGQWLWATTGGGNGAGLALDAAGGAYVTGPYATPTATFGTTTLTNPGSPSSYVAKISTAGQWQWATPATGGSVYARGIAADASGNAYVTGSFRTSATFGPTTFTSSDSSDIFVAKISRAGQWQWAAQGGMRGSNEGRAIAVGTDGSAYVTGNFRSAGAIFGSATLPYSRSSLYDSFVAKLTPAGQWQWAKSSGGTNFAHSLALDNAGTIYLGGEFAGRYGGIRATFGTLALTSPAAEHSVGFLARLNGTVTGNTQRAKTMTLAEAFPNPFAHQLTVQLLAPVAGVVDITAHDVTGRQWLHQQLTLRARQTALMLPEAARWPAGVYTLTVRQGQQQQVLKVIRQD
- a CDS encoding alpha/beta fold hydrolase; its protein translation is MQLHFRELGAGNPLVILHGLFGTSDNWQTLAKRWAETHRVIVVDLRNHGRSPQTAEHSYELMSQDVLELFDQLQLQHVTLMGHSMGGKVAMRFALDHPTRLDKLIVLDIAPRLSDMRHQDDILAGLHAVNLATIESRQQADDALAQHIPQLGVRQFLLKNLYRRDDNSFAWRPNLAALTEHMPAIGAEITGPTPFLKPALFVRGGKSDYVSTEDKLYAIPALFPNSQVETVVDVGHWLHAEKPDEVYALVEAFAKS